Genomic DNA from Paenibacillus donghaensis:
CCGAGGACGAACACTAACATGTCTCCAGCCTGCAAGTGCTTCGGTGAAAATAAAGATACTACAGGTTCCATGGCGTACGTATTCGGAGTCTTCGCGCAGGGGCTTGGCTGGCTTCATCGGGATCGGTTGTCGAGCGTCATCCAGTAGTTGGAACGGTTTCTCATCCATACATATTACGGGACATTCGTTGTCGTAGGGCAAGTGATAGACCTCTAATACATCTTCCATCGCAGCCACAAACGCTGCATTTTGCTTCGGTGGAATGCACCAACACTTACGAAGATGGGGTTTGAGTTCGTTTTTTTAAAATGCGGTCCACCGTGTCGTACGAAATGCTGTCAATGTAACCCAGTTCAACGGTCTTGTCTGCTAAAAGTCGAAGTGTCCACCGACTTCTTCCAGCGGGCGGAGTGCTACAACTGAGCGCGATGATTTTCGCCTCCAGTTCGCCGGTAACCTTTGGAGGATTAGGCGGTGTCAGTCTTTTTTTTCGTTCGACCGCAGCCTGTAATCCCTTTTCCGAAAAGGTCTTACGGACCAGATATACCGTGTTGGTGTGGATGTGTAATTGCTCCGCAATGGTCATGTCCGAAAGCTTGCCGCCCACCCGGTTCTCGTCTGCCCACAACAGAATCTGTGCTCGCCGGAGTGAGCGTGCGGCCACTTTCCCTTTCGAGCACACCCCTTGTAATTCTTTCTGTTGATCCGGGCCCAAACGAACGGTGTATTCACGTTTTTTCATAGTCGATACCTCTTTTTTCTCGACTATATCACATCCACCATAAATAGACTATTTTAAATCTGATGCTGTACTAGTAGTTTTCGCCGAGTCCGGCATAAACATTTCTCGGAACTCATCCAGTTCCAATTGTGTGGATTTCCTCACCATTCGAATCAGCAGGCAGAGCAGCGGGAAGAAGCCGATCTTTCGGTTTCTCGTAAAATCTTTCTCGCTTTTTCTGGATTTCTTTTTGAGTTCGTCTCCTTTCATCGTCGTGTCCAATCGTTGTAGAA
This window encodes:
- a CDS encoding helix-turn-helix domain-containing protein, translating into MKKREYTVRLGPDQQKELQGVCSKGKVAARSLRRAQILLWADENRVGGKLSDMTIAEQLHIHTNTVYLVRKTFSEKGLQAAVERKKRLTPPNPPKVTGELEAKIIALSCSTPPAGRSRWTLRLLADKTVELGYIDSISYDTVDRILKKRTQTPSS